The following nucleotide sequence is from Lacinutrix sp. Hel_I_90.
GTCGGTGGTATTATTGCCTTTCAATTTTTAACACCTCATGCCCCACAAGTGCATCCAGATGTTGTTGACCAATTACAAGGCTTAGGTATTACTAGTACCAACACCTCCTTTTTGCCAACAGAGCTATTTAGTTTAGAAAGTTTGCTAACCCTTAAAGGGTTTTCCATCTTACTTATTGGAGGATTCCTGGTTGGTTTTGGTGCGCGCTATGCAGGAGGTTGTACTTCTGGTCATGCGATTTCAGGGATTAGTGATTTGCAGTTACCATCGCTAATAGCGGTTATTGGTTTCTTTATTGGCGGCTTAGTTATGATTCATTTAATTTTTCCAATTATATTTTAATATGCGACAGTTTTTATCATTTTTCAGTATCGGTTTATTATTAGGCGTGCTATTTATAAAATCGGAAGTCGCTTCTTGGTTTCGTATTTATGAGATGTTTCAGTTTAAAAGCTTTCACATGTATGGCATAATAGGTTCGGCTATTGTCCTAGGAATCATTATCACTACCTATTTTAAATATACTCAAGCAAAAGATTTTAGCGGAAAGGACATCATTATTGAACCAAAAGATAAAGGGTTCACTCGTTATATGGTTGGGGGTATTATTTTTGGTTTAGGTTGGGCTTTGGCTGGTGCATGCCCAGGGCCCATGTATGTGTTGCTAGGATCCGGATTTATTAGCAGCATTTTAGTGTTAATTTTTGGAGCGCTTTTGGGAACCTTTGCTTATGGTTTGTTAAGAAAAAAATTACCTCATTAATATTTTTAGGCATTTTATCCTGCACGTTTTTAAGAACCTTGAAGGTAGTACGCTATAGGATTTAAAATAGGTTTTGCGATTTGCCGTTAAACCTTCCGCTTGCTTCTTCAAAAAAAACATCTGCCTTCAATTAAATGAAGTAACGGGGATTTTGATAGTATAAATGAGTACTACAGATCTGGGGATGTATAGCTCTTTTTAAAAAAAGAGCATGATTTTTTTAATCAAAAGAAAGCGGATTTAGTCAGCTCTAAAATTATTTTTTGTCAATTTCTTGTAACATTTTAAAAGATTGAACGTCATATAAGTATCAATCATCAAATCGCTACAATCATGAAAGAAGAGAGACAATTATTAGTCGTAACCCATTTAAGTCAGTTGCTAACAGTCCTCACAGGCTTTGGCGGTTTAATTGTACCATTAATTATTTGGTTAAGCAAACGGAATGAATCGTACCAGTTAGATGAACATGGAAAAAACATCATCAATTTTCAATTAAGTTTAATTGTAAACTGTATCATCTGTATTCCTCTAATCTTATTTTTTGGTTTAGGCTTGTTAGGCTTCCTTGTTTTAGGTGTTGTTTCGGTCTTATTCCCCATTGTAAATGCGATTAAAGCCAGTCATGGTGAAAACCCAAAATATCCTTTATCTTTTAATTTTATTAGTTAGTGTTTTCCTGCGAATGCAGAAATCTCACGAGTTGGTTTTATTAGTTAGTTATAATTAATTAAGAGATAAAAGGTAAACGCGTACTGAAAAGTACGCGTTTTTTAGTTCCTAATAGTTTGTTGTTTTTTTTATGACGCCTTGGATTCCTAGTAGATTTACTTAAACGAATAATACCGTATAAGTACCTGTTTTTATATCTATTTAAGTTATTAATTTTATCAATTATTAATAGTATCAAAACAAACTAGGATATATGACTACAGTAATAGATTCCAATATTAAAAAACCAGTTAGAAGCAATGCTGTTGATACTTCAAAATCAGGAATATCTCAGGATATTATTGATGAATTAAGTACTGAGATTAATAATATGTTATCCTTCGCTGTCTATAACGGTATCATAATTAATACAGATATAAACACATTAATTCAAAACAGTACAGTTGATGATTTAATTAATGCTCACAATCTCTTATGTAAAAATGTAGCACCAGCGACACCAAAATCTATTGAGTTTACTAAAAAACTGCATCAGGAAGGTGAAAATAAATCGCTTATAAATAAGTTACCATTGGTTAGAAACTTAATCATTTTAGCCGTTATGTTTTTAGTTATTTTTATAGTTACAGGCATTTCACCTGATGTTAATAATAATTCTTTAGATAAAGGAATTATGAATAATCAAGGGCTTTCACTACTGTTAAATCTTGGTTACTTGGCATCGGTTTCAGGATTGGGTGTCTTATTCTATTTGTTGAAAGACGTGAGTACTGCCGTTAAAAAGGGCATTTTACTTCCGGAAGAGTCTATAGAATATATGGCACAAATTGTCTTAGGAATTATTGCTGGTTTAATTTTAGCCGAAGTACTCTCACTCTATTTAACAGACCCTAATCACATAAACTTGTTTAATAAAAGTATACTAGCATTAATTGGAGGCTTTTCTTCTGATGCTATTTTTAGCATTTTACAAGGTGTTATAAACAGAATTAAATCAATTTTTATTCCTGTTAATTCTTAAAACTAAAATCGAGTATGAAAAATATAAGTTATGTAATAGTGTGTATTTGCAGTCTACTCTTTTTAGGATGCGCTTCTATACCACCCACAACAGTCACCCTAACTCAAGAAATAATAAAAGAGGCTGATGAAATGCACCAACTAAATATTATTTTAGTCAATCAGCTTTTCGAAGAAAGAAAGCAGGTTATTAATGCGTTTATAACAAACGAATATACGCCTACTATAATAAAAAAATACGAAGCACTATTACCTGATAGTTTAGATTATAAAAAGGCGCTTCCTAACATTATGAAAAGTGTTATTCCAGTAATCAATAGGAAAAAAGATTCGCTTCAAAATGTTCTGAGCGACCAGCAACAGAACATAATAACCAGTTTAAATACTAATTATGTGAGCTATAGTAAAGCAACAATAGCCTTACAGCAATTAATTAATTCTGCGGTAAAACTTAAAAAAGCTGAAAATAATGCTTTATCTTCTATACAAGACTTAACAGGAGATTCTGTAGATGTAAAAAAAGTAGAAAGCACAATAGATGGTTTATTGATTAAGACTGGAACCGATATGAGTAAGCTATTAGAAGTGAATAACATTTTGAAACTAAATTAAAACGAGAACATTATGGCAGATATCAATTGGAATGATTTAGCAGAAAATGCAGCTTCGCAAACCGATGCAGAACTCAATACACAAATGGCAAGTTTAACAAGCTTGAACGTTTCAGAAATTAATGATTTTATAACTCAAAGTAAAATTACTAATGCAAATGCTATAAAAGTATTACAGGAAATACATAATGCAACGAGCTCTAATGATCAAAAAGCATCAGCAATTTCTAATATAAATAATGGTGTAGGCTTTTTAATTCGTTTAGTGTCTAAAGTCGTGTAAGTCTAAAACAAGGTGTACTTAAACCTTTAATTCAAACAGGCTTTACATTACCTTATTTTGATAATGTTAGGCTCTAATTTTGGGATTTGCAGCGATACAGTGTATATAAACAACAGCAGCATTGTTTCGCTCTTCCCAAATTGATGACTCGAAAAGTAATAATAAATGCAAAAATAACGCAGTCATTAATCACTGTTTTAAAAACCTTGTTTGCATTCATTTCTATTGCAATATGAATAGACAGCATTTGGTTGATGTACCGTAAAACGTTTCTTTAAGTTGGTTATAAGGTTAGCCTACCCTTCGAATAACGTTTTTTTTTTGATGCTATTTATCATGTTCATTGATTACTTCATTGAAAAAAAGCCTGACAGCCCAGTAACTTCAATACGTTCGTTTATTATTCAAAACAAAAAAACCACAACGCTATAAGAATTGTGGCTTTTTAAAAATCTTTTTTAGGACTAACGCTGCTCGTTTTCTAAGAATTTAGCATCACTGGCATCACCAACATAGTCACATGCTCACCTTCATCTAAACCATCTACTGGTGTTAAAATTCCTGCTCTGTTAGGCATACTCATTTCCAATTGTACGTCTGTAGCGTTTAGGTTATTCAACATTTCCGTTAAAAAACGAGAATTAAAGCCTATTTGCATATCATCTCCCTGATAATCACAGGTTAATCGTTCTTCTGCTTTGTTACTATAATCAATATCTTCTGCAGAGATATTCAATTCAGCACCCGCAATTTTTAAACGAATTTGATGTGTTGTTTTGTTTGAGAAAATACTCACACGCTTTACAGAGTTTAAAAACTGTGTACGGTCAATAGTAAGTTTATTCGGATTCTCTTTAGGGATTACCGCTTCGTAATTAGGATATTTCCCATCTATTAAACGACAAATTAAAATCGTATTCTCAAATGTAAATTTCGCATTAGAATCGTTGTACTCAATCGTTACATTTTCATCACTTGCCGCTAAAATGCCTTTAAGTAATGTTAAGGGTTTCTTTGGCATAATAAACTCTGCAACTTGAGAGGCACTTACATCTTCACGCGTATACTTTACTAATTTGTGAGCGTCTGTTGCTACAAAAGTTAAATTATCTGTAGAAAACTGAAAAAAGACACCACTCATTACAGGTCTTAAATCATCGTTTCCAGCAGCAAAAATAGTTTTGCTAATTGCCGTTGCTAAAATATGACCTGCAATGGTTGTAGCACTAGGATCTTCAAGTGCTACCGCTTTTGGAAACTCAGCACCATCGGCATAAGCCAATGCGTATTTACCATGATTAGAATTAATTTCAACGATGTTATTATCTTCAATAGTAAACGTTAAGGGCTGCTCAGGAAAGGTTTTTAAAGTATCTAATAATAGACGCGCAGGAATTGCAACACTTCCTTTACTATCACTTTCTATCTCTAAAGTTGAAGACATTGTTGTTTCTAAATCACTAGCCGAAACGGTTAATGCGTTATTATCAATATCGAAAAGGAAATTGTCTAAAATTGGTAAGGTGTTTGAACTGTTTATGACACCGCCTAAAACTTGTAATTGCTTGAGTAAATAAGTACTTGAAACTATAAACTTCATTTTGTTTTTTATGTTTTTTTAGATGTAAAATAGTGCATTCTTTTTGAGGTTATAGTTAAAAAATAAGCTTAAATTAATGACTAGTTATTATCTGTTTTTTTGGTCGTTTAATTCTGAATAATTAATTACTACAAATATATTGTTTAACAGCCTAAAACTGAAACAAACTTATTAACAGCCTGTTTACCCAAAAGCTAAAAATTTAGACTGTTTTCTTTGCATATTTTTTCTTTCGGTAGACGTTAAATAGAAATCCAAAAAGCCCTAAAAGCAAGAGCGGAAGGACAATATTGATGATTTGCCATTTTGCTTTTTCTTCCGTAATTTTTAATTGATCTAAAAAGGCCACTTTCACTTCTTTTGTGCGAATGTTTATAAGTCCGTCGTCATCCAAGAGATAATTCACGGCATTGAGTAAAAATTCTTTGTTTCCAAAAACTTGACCTGTACTACGATCAAACCCTAATTCTTCGGGACCATTGCGACCAATGCGGTTTTTTATAATATCGCCATCACCAATTACAATCATCTTTGTCGCAGGACTTTTCGTTTTATCCTCTAATGCCTTTATTGGTTTTACGCGATTATTATAAACCGAAGTAAATTCACCTTCTAATAAAACGGCTAAGGTTTGCTCTCCTTTAGTAAAGGCCTTTGGGTCTTGCTCTTTTAGTGCGGCTTCTAAACTAATCTCCCGAGGGGTGCCTTCTAATCTGCTTAACGGGCCGCTTTGTAATAATATGGTTTTTTTTATGTCATTTTTTAAAGTGTCTAGCGGACTGGCGAAATCAAACTTCAGGAAATTCAAATTATTCACTATGGGGTGTTTACTATCACTTTTTGCAAGTGGAGAGTAGGTCCAAGGAAACTGTTGAAAACGCGATTCACTGCCGCTACCAGACGCTAAAGTAATAGGAGCAGAGTACATAGAACTTACTAATAATGCATTGATACGCACCCCATATTTAAAAAAGAAATCCGTTAAATTTAAATCTCTGGGTACCGCAATATTCTTACCCGCTTCGTTAAATAAGCTGTCTTGATCCATGGCTATAGCGTCAACCAGCCATAGACTTTTACCACCATGCATGGTGTATTGATCAAGTACATATTTTTCTTCCTCGGTAAATGCCTCTGTTGGTTTCGCGGCAATGATTAAATCGTAAGTGTTTAGTGATTTAGATGTTTTTTGAGGGTTAGTAGCCACACTATCTAAAGTAAACGGGGCAATAAAATAGTATTGCCCTAGTGTTTTAAGGAAATCGGCAACATTTTCATCCGGCAACTCACTATTTCCTTTTAAAATGGCGATTTTACGACGTTTCGGATTCACCAATTTACTAAAACCTGCTGCAAAGGCATATTCTAAATGTTGCACAGAATTGGTAACCAGCTCCTGTTGTGTGGCTCCAATCTTATTTTTTACCAACGAAATTTTTACGGTTTGGTCGTTATAACTCGCCAAAGCCCAAGGGAAAATAACCGTTTGCGATTGTTTTCCATTTTCCTGAACACTCATTTGCATGGGTGTTAAACCGCGCTGGTTGAGCTGTTGTATGTTTTGATTGCGCGTGGCTTCGTCTTCTATAGGGTTGATGAAATTAAAAGTAATATTGTTGTTATAAGCAGAAAACTCTTCTAATAATTGTCTGGTTTCGGTTTGCAGTCTTCTAAATTCTGAAGGAAAATCGGCGCCTTCTAAAAACACATCAATCACTATGGGCGATGCAACCCCTTTAACCACTTGTAAAGAAGCGTCGTTTAATGTGTAACGTTGATCTGAAGTTAAGTCGAAACGTTTATAAACCTTTTGGGCCAAAATATTAATTAATAATAAGCCTATGACTAAGATGACAATATGTTGGATGGATTTATTCAAATTTTTTCTCAAGTTGATAGGTTTCTAAGGTAACTACAGTGTCATTTTTAAACATAATTTCTATACACTCTTGCTGTTTGTTAAAAGCACCAGGTTTAAAGCCCATATTATAATTCCATTGGTTTTTTGAATTAGCTTTAATACTATCATCCCAGCCATACCAGCCGGCAGCACCAAAATCGCTTTCAATCTCTGCTTTCGTTTTCCCTATGAGTTGATTATTGTTATTTAATTGCGCCATCATTTCAAAACGTAATTCAGGATTCGCCTTCCAGTTTTCTGCATTAAAATATTTTTGATGATGGTAACTAGAAAAGATATTAAAAATGGGATAAAAGAGATAAAAATAAAGTAGAGGTGTAGCAAGAGTACTTAATAGTAAAAGAAGCCATTTATTAGTTTCAATAGTTTTTATAAATAACCAGGCTAGGATAAAAATAATAACAAAGGATAGGACTAAAACAGGAGTAATAACCATAATTATTGTTTTTTTATGTTGAATTTAGTTAACATAATAAATAAAAAAGTAACACTTAAAAAATAAACACAATCTCTAGTGTCTAACACACCACGACTCATGCTTTTGTAATGTGTACTCATTCCTAGTTGTTCTACAAAAGGAGCAGTAAAATCTGCGACACCTTCAAAACCAACATAGAAGAAAAAGCATAAAAATACAGCGATGATAAAGGCTACAATTTGATTGTCGCTCAACGTAGAGGAAAAGATGCCAATAGCGGTATAAGCTGCCACTAAAAACAATAACCCCAAATAAGAACCAAGAGTACTTCCAAAATCTAAATTTCCCACAGGATCCCCTAAGGCATTAATTGTATAAACATAGAGCAGTGTAGGAATTAAAGCCAAAAGAATAAGTGTAAAAGCACCAAAATATTTTCCAAGTACAATTTGCAAATGAGAAATTGGTTTGGTAAGCAATAGCTCTAAAGTACCTTGTTTTTTTTCATCACTAAAACTGCGCATGGTCACAGCAGGAATTAAAAAAATAAGAATCCAAGGTGCTAATAAAAAGAAGGCTGATAAATCGGCGAAGCCATAATCTAATAGGTTGAACTCGCCTTTAAATAGCCAGAGGAATAGGCCGTTTAGCAATAAAAAAATGGCAATCACCAAATAACCAATGGGTGAAGCGAAAAAGGAATTGATTTCTTTTTTTAAAATAGCAAACATGCAATATATAATTTTAAGTGACGCTTAATTTTCGAATCATTCTAGATAAAACTTTAGGAAAAAACCGTTTGGCATAAATACCTAATTTTTCCTTAAAACCAGCAATATAAACTTCTTGTCTCTTTTTTAGGATTGCTTTGGCCATTAATTTAGCAAAATAGTCTGGCGCAATACCATTTTTGGTAGCTTTATCCATAGATTGTTGGGCAGTGCCATCACCAGTTAACGCATGTATAGACACATTGGTATTAACAAAACCTGGACATACTAAAGTTACGGCAATGTTGTCACTATGCTGTTCTGCTCTTAAACTATCAAAAAAGCCATGTAAAGCATGCTTACTTGCAGCATAACTTGATCTTAATGGCGTGCCTATTTTTCCAACAATACTCGTGGTTACTACAAAGTGACCCGATTGGTTTTTAATAAAATGCGGTAAAAGTAATTTGGTTAAAGCCACGGTACCTAAATAATTAATAGCCATTAAGCGTTTATCTACAGCAATGCTCGTGTCTTTGGCTAAGGCACGCTGGCTAATACCGCCATTATTTACTAAAATGTCAATGGTTCCAAACATCGAAATAGCCGCATCTACTTTTGGTTGTAAGTTATTATAGTCTTCTAAATCTAAAGGGATCAATTTTAGGTTCTCCGGGTTTTTGCATAAGTCTTTCACCGCTCTCAAAGCGTCAAGATTTCGTGAAGATAAAATGAGCTTAGCACCTTGATTAGCTAATTCTATAGCTAAGTGCTTTCCAATACCAGAAGAAGCGCCAGTAATCCAAACGACTTTGTTAGTAAATTTCATCACGTAATTTTAATAATTTTTGTTTCTTCTTTCATTACCAGAAACGCAGTCACGTTGTAAACTATTTTATGTTGCCTTATAGTTATAACATTAGCCTTTCAAATAAATAAATTTGTCTTGCCATAGCATCATGGGGTCTGTTTTCTCTTCTCTAAAAATAGTTCTAAAAAGCAAAAGCAAACAGCGACTAACATTACTGCAAGCTTGTTAACTTATCCACACTCCAGGCCTCTGGTTTTCCATTAAACATGGGTTTTGTTTGTGCCCAAACGCCTTTAAATAGTTCAGAATGTCTGTAATTTTCTAAATCACGTTCTGTATTCCAGTAACTATAGGTAAAAAAAACAGTAGTATGGTCTTTGTCACGATACAACTCAAGCAGTTGGCACCCTTCAAAATCCCGTATTTTCTGTTTTACAACTTCAAAATTGCTCAGGAATTTTTCAATGTTTTCTTCAGCGAAAGTCATTTTTACGATTCTTACTAGCATATCTTTAAACTCTATTTTTTGTTTCCGTGAAAGCGGACCTATAATTATATTCTAAATCTCAAGAGGTTAATGTGACCCATTCAAAGCTGACTACTATTTACTTCGCGAAATTAATAGTCACAGTATCCCGCAATTTTAATCCCATTAACGAACTCGCACCTCCAACATCACCAGTGTTTCCTTTATAAATAGCAATTTCTAAATACTGCGATGAGTTAAAAACGACTAAGCCGCGACCTTCATCATTTCTATTTTCTTCAGGAATATCAAAATTAATAATATCACTGTATTTAGAGTGTATCTTTTTAAACTTGTGGCTTCTAGCCGAAACTTCAAAGGCACGGCCTTTCTGAACCCCTTCAAAAAATGCTTTTTTAATATTGGTAATCACGTTTCCGTAATTATCTACATAAATAATGCTACCTATAATCTGGGTCTTTTCATCATTAACATAAGGGACTACATTTTTTATTGGCTTTATAGTGGTAATTGGTTTTCCTATAATGCCTAAAGCACCACCACGCGCAATGTGGCAAGCTACTTTTACAAAGACATCAAGAACAGGAAAACTGGTTTCAATCTTCTCATGAATATTGATTTCTACAATTTGTTCCGGAGCAATTTCAGAGCAAATCATACTCATAATACCGTTATTAGCACACACAAAATAATGGCCATCAAGCTTGATAGCAATATGCTTGTTCTCTTGGTTAATTTCAGAATCAATACCAATGATATGTATTGTGCCTTCCGGAAAACAACTGTAGGCATTTTGAATGATGTAAGCCGCCTCAGGAATGTTAAATGGAGAAACAGAGTGTGAGATATCAACAATTCTTACCTCGGGTAATTCAGTATAAATAGCACCCTTAATCGCACCAGCAAAGTGATCTTTCTCACCAAAGTCTGTAGTTAGTGTGATAATGGCCATTTAGTAATTGTTGATATTTTTTTGAGTTTAATTGAATATAATTTGTGGAACTTTACTAAGTTTAATGCACAGAACAAATCTAATAAAACTGAAGAGATAAATTAAATAAAATCACCTGCCATTTGAATGAAATCGTAATTGAACTTGAAGAAATCACACCTAAAGAATTTTTTGGTGCTGGTAATGAAAATATCGAACTGTTAAAAAGATACTTTCCTAAACTAAAAATAGTCGCTCGAGGCAACAAAATCAAGGCTTTCGGGGAAGAAGAGCTCTTAGAAGAATTCGACCGGAGACTCACCATGCTCCTTAAACATTTCGCGAAATACAATAAGCTGGACGAAAATGCGATAGAACGTGTACTCACGAGTCAGAGTAGTGATGATTATGAAACCTCTGAAAAAAGTGGTGAAATCATTGTACATGGTTTTAATGGTAAGTTAATAAAGGCGCAAACGGCTAACCAGCGCAAATTAGTAGAGCTTATGCGCGAAAATGATATGGTTTTTGCCATAGGTCCGGCGGGAACAGGTAAAACCTATACTGGTGTCGCATTGGCAGTTCAGGCATTAAAAAGCAAAGCCGTAAAGCGCATTATATTAACGCGCCCGGCCGTGGAAGCTGGTGAAAACCTTGGTTTTCTACCTGGCGATTTAAAGGAAAAATTAGATCCCTACATGCAACCCCTGTATGATGCCTTGCGCGATATGATTGCTCCAGAAAAATTAACGCAATACATAGAAAACGGAATCATTCAAATTGCTCCGCTGGCTTTTATGCGTGGGCGTACATTAGATAATGCATTTGTGATTTTAGATGAAGGTCAAAACACCACACACGCGCAAATGAAGATGTTTTTAACGCGTATGGGAAAGAATGCAAAGTTTTTATTAACCGGCGACCCAGGGCAAATAGATTTACCACGACGTACTATTTCAGGACTTAAAGAGGCCCTTTTGGTACTTAAAGATATTGACGGCATTGGGATGGTTTTTCTAGATGATAAAGATGTCATTCGACATAAATTAGTAAAAAAGGTCATCGCAGCATACAGAAATATTGAAAATGCAGAGGCGTAATTTTTTTTAGAAGCCAGGAACCTGCTCTCGGCAGTCGCTATCAGAGATGAGCTCCAACAAAGCCTCCATCAGGGCTAGGGCTTTTGGTTTCAGTTTTATAATAAATAAGGCATCGCTGGTTTAATTTAAAATGTAACAAAAAACAAAAAGTATAGCGTCATTGCGAGACAAATTAATAAATTTGTTGCGGCAATTTGCCAAATAAAATAATGCGATGATTCGGGCGATGCGCTCCTCGTGATACCCTACTATTAAAAACGAATGAATAATACAATAACAGATTCAAATTTTAACTTCCCAGGACAAAAAAGCGTCTATAAAGGAAAAGTAAGAGCCGTATACAACATCAACGATAAAGAATTGGTCATGGTTGCTACCGATAGGCTTAGTGCTTTCGATGTCGTGATGCCAAAGGGAATTCCCTATAAAGGACAAATATTAAATCAGATAGCGACTAAGTTTATGGCGCAAACTGAAGATATAGTACCTAATTGGCTTACCGCAACACCAGATCCCAATGTGGCTGTAGGGCATTTATGTGTGCCTTTTAAAGTAGAAATGGTTATTCGTGGTTATATGAGTGGCCATGCTGCTCGAGAATATAAAGCAGGAAAAAGAATGCTTTGTGGTGTCGCGATGCCTGAGGGGATGAAAGAAAACGATAAGTTTCCTTCGCCAATTATCACACCGGCAACAAAAGCAGAAATGGGAGATCATGACGAAGACATTTCACGTGAAGACATTATAAAAAAAGGCATTGTAAGTGAAGCAGATTATTTAGTACTTGAAGATTACACTCGAAAATTATTTGAACGTGGCACAGAAATCGCAGCATCACGTGGTTTAATCTTAGTAGATACCAAATACGAATTTGGGAAAACGAAAGCAGGGAAAATAGTTTTGATTGATGAAATCCACACGCCAGATTCTTCACGTTATTTTTATGAAGAAGGGTACCAAGAGCGACAGGATAAAGGTGAAGCCCAAAAGCAGTTGTCTAAAGAGTTTGTAAGACAATGGCTAATCGCTAACGATTTTCAAGGTTTAGAAGGACAAACCGTGCCTTTTATGAGCGATGAGTACATACAAACCGTTAGTGAACGTTATATTGAACTCTATGAGAAAATTATGGGTGAACCATTCGTAAAAGCAGAGGTCTCTAATATTCATGAGCGTATTCAAAAGAATGTGGAAGCGTATTTACTAGCGAAATAAAACACTTATAACTTTAAACAGATAGACCTTTCGTTAGAGAGGTCTTTTTTGTTTTAATACTAGTTTTGATTGCCAACAACGCAGAGTAAAACTCCTGCCGTTACGGCGTTATTCGTTTAAAGAAAGCGCGTATTTTTTTGTAGAAATAAGTGTTCGTTTTAACATAATAAAAGGAGATCAAACAAACGACAATCATAAAAACGACCGCACCAAAAATAGCTTGTGTAGGTGTTAAAGCTCTGTAAAAAAAGTGCTTTAAACTTATGCCTGTAAAACTGCCATAAATAATTATAAAATGAATGACGTAAATAGACAAGGTTTTCTGTCCGATTTTAGTAATAATGGCTTGCTTTAAATAGCGCTCAAAGGTGTAGAAAATGCCGAATAGAACAAGTACATTGCCCAATCTTTTAAAGAGGTAATTATAATCGGCACTACGCGTTAATAACGGTAAATCAAAACACGCATCTAAAAGGCGTAAAGTGGGTGAGGATAAAAAGATTAAAAACACACCAACGATTAAAAATCCAGCAATTTTAAACTGCTTATAGTTGTTTTTATTACCGAACTCAGAAAATAATATAGCAATAAATCCGCCAAAACAAACATAGCCAAACCATGGCAATATGGTAAATACAGAGCCATGTTGTAAACTAAAATAATTAGAAAAGAGTACAGGCAGGCTTTCAATCTGTAAATTACGATACAGCGGTTCTGAAACAAACATGCTAAAGCCAAGAACTAAAAATACAACAGCTAAAACCCATTGACTCTTAAAAGTAATTAAATAAAGTAGGATAAGAAGTAGTAATGAAACGCCAATACATTGTAAAACATCAACTTGTAAAAAGTTAAGGTTTACTTCTCCATACATCAGGCTTATAAAAGAAAACCGTAGTGCATAGCCAATAATAATAAGTAATATGCCACGTTGAAATCCTTTTTTTATACGCGTATTTTCAGTTCCTTTTTCTTTTGCCTTTAATAACAAAAAGACGAAAACTAATCCTGTAATCGTGAAAAACGTGGGTGCAGTAATGCCTCTAAAATACGACCAAACAGTATAGGCCATGTTGTTAGGGTCTCTATAAATGGGGTTTAAAAGTGTATCAATAAAATGACCTTGTAACATCATTAAGATTGCAAAGGCCCTAACGGCGTCTAGAAAAAAGAGTCTTTTTGCTTTCAATATAAAAAATAGTTGGTTTAGCAAAGATAACAGAATAGCTTACATATAAAAAAATTGACTGCTTGTGTACTAAAAATCAAGGAAAA
It contains:
- a CDS encoding S-adenosyl-l-methionine hydroxide adenosyltransferase family protein, whose protein sequence is MAIITLTTDFGEKDHFAGAIKGAIYTELPEVRIVDISHSVSPFNIPEAAYIIQNAYSCFPEGTIHIIGIDSEINQENKHIAIKLDGHYFVCANNGIMSMICSEIAPEQIVEINIHEKIETSFPVLDVFVKVACHIARGGALGIIGKPITTIKPIKNVVPYVNDEKTQIIGSIIYVDNYGNVITNIKKAFFEGVQKGRAFEVSARSHKFKKIHSKYSDIINFDIPEENRNDEGRGLVVFNSSQYLEIAIYKGNTGDVGGASSLMGLKLRDTVTINFAK
- a CDS encoding putative quinol monooxygenase — encoded protein: MLVRIVKMTFAEENIEKFLSNFEVVKQKIRDFEGCQLLELYRDKDHTTVFFTYSYWNTERDLENYRHSELFKGVWAQTKPMFNGKPEAWSVDKLTSLQ
- a CDS encoding PhoH family protein, which translates into the protein MNEIVIELEEITPKEFFGAGNENIELLKRYFPKLKIVARGNKIKAFGEEELLEEFDRRLTMLLKHFAKYNKLDENAIERVLTSQSSDDYETSEKSGEIIVHGFNGKLIKAQTANQRKLVELMRENDMVFAIGPAGTGKTYTGVALAVQALKSKAVKRIILTRPAVEAGENLGFLPGDLKEKLDPYMQPLYDALRDMIAPEKLTQYIENGIIQIAPLAFMRGRTLDNAFVILDEGQNTTHAQMKMFLTRMGKNAKFLLTGDPGQIDLPRRTISGLKEALLVLKDIDGIGMVFLDDKDVIRHKLVKKVIAAYRNIENAEA
- a CDS encoding phosphoribosylaminoimidazolesuccinocarboxamide synthase, which produces MNNTITDSNFNFPGQKSVYKGKVRAVYNINDKELVMVATDRLSAFDVVMPKGIPYKGQILNQIATKFMAQTEDIVPNWLTATPDPNVAVGHLCVPFKVEMVIRGYMSGHAAREYKAGKRMLCGVAMPEGMKENDKFPSPIITPATKAEMGDHDEDISREDIIKKGIVSEADYLVLEDYTRKLFERGTEIAASRGLILVDTKYEFGKTKAGKIVLIDEIHTPDSSRYFYEEGYQERQDKGEAQKQLSKEFVRQWLIANDFQGLEGQTVPFMSDEYIQTVSERYIELYEKIMGEPFVKAEVSNIHERIQKNVEAYLLAK
- a CDS encoding heparan-alpha-glucosaminide N-acetyltransferase domain-containing protein, which encodes MKAKRLFFLDAVRAFAILMMLQGHFIDTLLNPIYRDPNNMAYTVWSYFRGITAPTFFTITGLVFVFLLLKAKEKGTENTRIKKGFQRGILLIIIGYALRFSFISLMYGEVNLNFLQVDVLQCIGVSLLLLILLYLITFKSQWVLAVVFLVLGFSMFVSEPLYRNLQIESLPVLFSNYFSLQHGSVFTILPWFGYVCFGGFIAILFSEFGNKNNYKQFKIAGFLIVGVFLIFLSSPTLRLLDACFDLPLLTRSADYNYLFKRLGNVLVLFGIFYTFERYLKQAIITKIGQKTLSIYVIHFIIIYGSFTGISLKHFFYRALTPTQAIFGAVVFMIVVCLISFYYVKTNTYFYKKIRAFFKRITP